The DNA window ACAGCCCACAAGCGGCGTTCCTCCTGACCCCTGAAGGTCGCGTCCTTGAAGCCAACGTCCAAGCGAGCCTCCTCCTGGGCGTACCCGCCTCCAGATCCGCCGGGCACCGCCTGGGCAAATACCTGACCTCCGCGTCCCAGGGGCCCTTCACAGCCCTGCTCAAACAGGTCTTCGCCACCACCCCACACGCGACAACGGAACTGGTCCTGCTCACGGCTGACGGCACCGCGCGCACCGTGCTGGCGGCCGTACACCGCACCGACGCCGACGATGAAGCGCCAGGCTGCCAACTCGTCGTGACGAACGTGACCAGCCTGAAACAGGCCCACCATCACCTCCTGAACGACGTGGAGGCCCTCCAGGCCAGCATTCAGGACCAGACAGCCAGGAACCAGCGGCTCGAGGCAGAGGTATGGGAGGTCATTCAGGGCACGCAACTGCAACTGAACCTTCAACTGGGGCGGCTTCAGAGCGCCCTGAGACTCCACCAGAAGGAAGTGGAGGCCGCCGGCGGCACCTTCACGCACCTGGAGGCCACGCAGGACGTGCTGCGATCGGCGTTTGCGTTGGTGGAATCGCTGAATCAGTACATGGAGGCCCGGCAGCTCAGGTTACGGGCCGGTTCCGTCGACCTGAACCGCGTCCTGACCGAAGTGGTCAAAGACCTGCAGGTGGTCCTGAGGGGCCGGTCGGTGCAGTGGTCGTCGGCGGCGCTACCCACCGTGCAGGGGGACGGCCGGGCCCTGCGGATCATCCTGCGGGAGTACGTCAGCAACGCCCTGAAGTTCACGCGGACGCGCGAGGTCACGCAGTTGCAGTGGCAGGTGGAGGAAACAGGGGATCACTACCTGATTGGCCTGCAGGACAACGGCGTGGGGTTCAACCAACGGCAGAAGGACGAGGCCTTTGAACTGTTCGGGCGGCTGCATCCCACGGGAACGTACGAAGGAACGGGGATCGGGCTGGCGGTGGTGCGGCGACTGGCAGAACGGGGGGGCGGCCGCGCCTGGGGGGAAGGCAAGGTCGATCAGGGCGCGAC is part of the Deinococcus radiotolerans genome and encodes:
- a CDS encoding ATP-binding protein; protein product: MSHADDVRPSTAESADRSITDLQQEIQVLEGQVRAAEANARQARRLFTHSPQAAFLLTPEGRVLEANVQASLLLGVPASRSAGHRLGKYLTSASQGPFTALLKQVFATTPHATTELVLLTADGTARTVLAAVHRTDADDEAPGCQLVVTNVTSLKQAHHHLLNDVEALQASIQDQTARNQRLEAEVWEVIQGTQLQLNLQLGRLQSALRLHQKEVEAAGGTFTHLEATQDVLRSAFALVESLNQYMEARQLRLRAGSVDLNRVLTEVVKDLQVVLRGRSVQWSSAALPTVQGDGRALRIILREYVSNALKFTRTREVTQLQWQVEETGDHYLIGLQDNGVGFNQRQKDEAFELFGRLHPTGTYEGTGIGLAVVRRLAERGGGRAWGEGKVDQGATFWVACLNVPNRKVE